In the Podospora bellae-mahoneyi strain CBS 112042 chromosome 4, whole genome shotgun sequence genome, one interval contains:
- a CDS encoding hypothetical protein (COG:E; EggNog:ENOG503P1V4), with amino-acid sequence MSDEDRPSSSSSKRASLLRLKSKVKEVKQVVMSSQLPQTHYKKEVTRPTRLTGLFPNTTNPVVFSAPMLGTANGRLAAEVSKAGGFGFIPAGYNFNPESGPDHLGQLGEELKIARKVLDLEQATLTAVPVGVGFILCHESARTHFIERAIPVLQEYSPQAVWLFAPRVEDVEGGVVRGIIDVLHDNGFVVFYQVGTVKAVKEAVRDGADVVVAQGTDAGGHQFARGAGTMSFLREVVEVVKGEKERTGREVEVVGAGGVVDGRGVVAALALGADAVVMGTRFILAEEATTPKFKQELIAKTTDGASSTFKHTVMDDIQGTTIWPKIYDGRAIVGGSVEDHLNGVPVEDNIRLFKEAAEKGETDRTITWAGSGVGLVSKTQPAGEIVKEVREEALQRIKELPTLF; translated from the exons ATGAGCGACGAAGaccgccccagcagcagcagcagcaaaagggCGTCCCTCCTCAGGCTCAAGTCCAAGGTGAAGGAAGTGAAACAAGTCGTCATGTCCTCCCAGCTACCGCAGACGCACTACAAGAAGGAGGTGACGCGGCCGACTCGGCTGACGGGGCTGTTTCCTAATACAACCAACCCGGTTGTGTTCTCCGCGCCGATGCTAGGGACGGCGAACGGGAGGTTGGCGGCCGAGGTGAGCAAGGCAGGGGGGTTTG ggTTCATCCCCGCGGGATATAACTTCAACCCCGAATCCGGACCGGATCATCTAGGgcagttgggggaggagctgaaAATTGCGAGGAAGGTGCTGGATTTGGAGCAAGCGACGCTGACGGCTGTcccggtgggggtggggttcATTCTTTGTCATGAGAGTGCGAGGACGCATTTTATCGAGAGGGCTATTCCCGTTTTGCAGGAGTATTCCCCCCAGGCGGTGTGGCTTTTTGCTccgagggtggaggatgtggaggggggggtggtgaggggtaTTATTGACGTGTTGCATGATAATGGGTTTGTGGTTTTTTACCAGGTCGGGACGGTGAAGGCGGTGAAAGAGGCGGTTAGGGATGGGGcggatgtggttgttgctcAGGGGACGGATGCGGGGGGGCATCAGTTTGCTAGGGGGGCGGGGACGATGAGTTTtctgagggaggtggtggaggttgttaagggggagaaggagaggacggggagggaggtggaggttgtgggggcggggggggttgtggatgggaggggggtggtggctgcgTTGGCTTTGG GGGCTGATGCGGTTGTTATGGGGACGAGG TTCATTCTCGCTGAGGAGGCGACGACGCCAAAGTTTAAGCAGGAGCTGATTGCAAAAACAACGGACGGGGCCTCGTCAACTTTCAA ACATACGGTCATGGACGACATTCAGGGCACCACGATCTGGCCAAAGATCTATGACGGCCGAGCCATTGTTGGAGGTTCGGTTGAGGACCATCTTAACGGGGTGCCAGTGGAGGACAACATCCGGCTATTCAAGGAAGCTGCAGAGAAGGGCGAGACGGACAGGACGATTACTTGGGC TGGAAGCGGCGTTGGATTGGTCAGCAAGACCCAGCCGGCCGGTGAGATTGTCAAGGAAGTGCGCGAAGAAGCGCTTCAACGCATCAAGGAACTGCCAACATTGTTTTAA
- a CDS encoding hypothetical protein (EggNog:ENOG503NXIW; COG:G) has product MALSPLRLLLGLATLALAGLLSALLYRHGPVQLSEMVVYQLPVDVAYTWDKYTSSITTFLASVTATKEEEMIHCYDHPITTSFASDRTEEEQGNCLGVDPSTGLITRVFSRKGEENKRKGYVLPGLWDGHGHLLQYGEFLHGVDLFGARSKEEVKARIKKYLESRKGEGGVGSRGNWVRGVGWDQGLLREGMPTADWLSDDEELRDKFVMLDRVDVHCTWVSQAVLDLIDIDKLPGEVPGGEIVREPGMGVFCDNAMDIVTGLWPKPNAAQKKKFVGSAMRELNKVGLVGMHDAGVLPRDIDLYEQMVKKDKEEWTVRVYAMVECPERNTLCPEVARKVDLEGGWLRVGSVKLFADGALGSWGSAMIDPYSDRPSTSGSLLVNASTLHSLALSWAKAKYQVNIHAIGDLANRHAIDSLATALDDLEVCPYGIPPKMCQQISCRFRIEHAQIIHPDDQARMRELGIIPSIQPTHATSDMAYAEERLGKERIAKEAYRMRSMWDVGPPVLGSDFPVEPPNPFEGVYAAVTRKSPHTGIGPPGWEGGWYKEQEGLSVRQAFDGFTRGPAHAAFWEKKAGVIREGGFADWVVMDEDVLKVGEEEIRFLKVRETWVAGKKVYSRDGEDEPAVEKQTGAKEDL; this is encoded by the exons ATGGCCTTATCACCCCTTCGCCTCCTGCTGGGGCTGGCAACCCTCGCTTTGGCGGGGCTGTTGTCCGCCCTGCTGTACCGTCATGGACCGGTGCAGTTGTCTGAGATGGTGGTCTACCAGCTCCCTGTTGACGTTGCTTACACTTGGGATAAATACACCTCTTCTATCACAACTTTTCTCGCCTCGGTAACCGCTAcgaaagaggaggagatgatcCACTGCTACgaccaccccatcaccacctcctttgCCTCTGACAGgacagaggaggagcaagggAACTGCCTCGGTGTTGATCCCTCCACTGGCCTCATAACCCGTGTTTTTTCCaggaaaggagaagagaacaaGAGGAAGGGGTATGTACTCCCCGGATTGTGGGACGGACACGGACATTTGTTACAATACGGCGAGTTTTTGCACGGGGTGGATTTGTTTGGGGCCAGgtcgaaggaggaggtgaaagcgagaataaaaaagtatttagaGTCAcgaaagggggaggggggagttggatCAAGGGGGAATTGGGTTAgaggggtggggtgggatcaggggttgttgagggaggggatgccTACTGCT GACTGGCTGAGTGACGAtgaggagttgagggatAAGTTCGTTATGCTGGATCGGGTGGATGTGCACTGTACTTGGGTTTCGCAGGCGGTTCTGGATTTGATTGATATAGACAAATTGCCTGGGGAGGTTCCAGGGGGGGAGATTGTGAGGGAGCCGGGGATGGGCGTGTTTTGTGATAATGCTATGGATATTGTTACTGGTTTGTGGCCCAAACCAAACGCCgcccagaaaaagaagtTTGTGGGCAGTGCGATGAGGGAGTTGAACAAAGTTGGACTGGTGGGGATGCATGATGCGGGTGTGCTGCCGAGGGATATTGATCTCTATGAgcagatggtgaagaaggacaaAGAGGAGTGGACGGTGAGGGTGTATGCCATGGTTGAGTGCCCGGAGAGAAATACTCTCTGTCCAGAGGTGGCAAGGAAGGTGGatttggaaggggggtggttgagggtggggagtgTGAAGCTTTTTGCTG ATGGTGCCCTCGGTTCCTGGGGCAGCGCCATGATCGACCCTTACTCGGACCGTCCTTCTACCTCTGGCTCTCTCCTCGTCAATGCCAGcaccctccactccctcgccctctcctgGGCAAAGGCCAAGTATCAAGTCAACATCCACGCCATCGGTGACCTGGCCAACCGCCACGCCATTGACTCCTTAGCCACGGCCCTCGACGACCTCGAGGTCTGCCCTTACGGCATCCCACCCAAGATGTGCCAGCAGATCAGCTGCCGTTTCCGCATCGAACACGCACAAATCATTCACCCAGACGATCAAGCCCGGATGAGAGAGTTGGGAATCATACCCAGCATCCAGCCTACCCACGCTACTTCTGATATGGCCTATGCGGAGGAACGGCTGGGTAAGGAAAGGATCGCGAAGGAGGCGTACAGGATGAGGTCCATGTGGGATGTTGGGCCGCCGGTGCTGGGGAGTGACTTCCCCGTGGAGCCGCCGAATCCCTTTGAGGGAGTATATGCTGCCGTTACGAGGAAGAGTCCACATACAGGCATTGGGCCGCCAGGGTGGGAAGGTGGGTGGTATAAAGAGCAGGAAGGGTTGAGCGTGCGGCAGGCATTTGACGGGTTTACCAGGGGCCCTGCCCACGCGGCGTtttgggagaagaaggccggtgtgatcagggaggggggattcGCCgattgggtggtgatggacgAGGATGTTTTGAAGGtaggggaggaagaaatcAGGTtcttgaaggtgagggagaccTGGGTTGCGGGAAAGAAGGTCTACTCCagagatggcgaggatgagccgGCGGTAGAGAAGCAGACTGGCGCGAAGGAGGATTTGTAA